A single genomic interval of Pontibacter deserti harbors:
- a CDS encoding acyl carrier protein, translating into MLTTNKAIEQEVIRIISRTTKVKPSRLQTDVSLEQKLGFDTLDVVDIILALEKKYHIVIPDEVPINTVGDFVTYVADHSQQAAA; encoded by the coding sequence ATGCTTACAACAAATAAAGCTATTGAGCAGGAGGTTATCCGCATCATTAGCAGAACAACAAAAGTTAAACCATCCCGCTTGCAAACCGACGTGAGCCTTGAACAAAAGCTCGGTTTCGATACGCTTGATGTAGTGGATATTATACTTGCGCTGGAGAAAAAGTACCATATCGTTATTCCGGATGAAGTGCCCATAAACACGGTAGGTGATTTTGTAACGTATGTTGCTGATCATTCTCAACAAGCTGCAGCATAA